Proteins co-encoded in one Aggregicoccus sp. 17bor-14 genomic window:
- a CDS encoding ATP-binding cassette domain-containing protein, whose product MIELQDVHKVYRQDGREVAALQGVSLQVRAGEVFGVLGQSGAGKSTLIRCVNLLERPSAGSVRVEGRDLLSLSPAQLREARQGIGMIFQHFNLFGSQTVAGNVAYPLEVAGWDKARIRARVAELLELVGLQDKAQSYPAQISGGQKQRVGIARALAAGPRLLLSDEATSALDPETTRSVLQLLRDINRRLGVTVLLITHQMEVVKAICDSVAVLERGRAVEQGPVLELISRPGTRLHELCYPPFAARDWQVREGGRLVGVSFVGERATQPVVTTMARRYGVDANLLEGSLERVGDARIGRLLFELHGAPEAVDAALGFLREQGLTPEPLEALTP is encoded by the coding sequence GTGATCGAGCTTCAGGATGTCCACAAGGTGTACCGGCAGGACGGCCGAGAGGTGGCTGCCCTGCAGGGGGTCTCGCTGCAGGTGCGGGCGGGTGAGGTGTTCGGAGTGCTCGGCCAGAGTGGCGCGGGCAAGAGCACGCTCATCCGCTGTGTGAACCTGCTCGAGCGGCCCAGCGCGGGAAGCGTGCGGGTGGAGGGGCGCGACCTGCTCTCGCTCAGCCCGGCCCAGCTGCGTGAGGCGCGGCAGGGAATCGGGATGATCTTCCAGCACTTCAACCTCTTCGGCTCGCAGACGGTGGCCGGCAACGTGGCCTACCCGCTGGAGGTGGCGGGCTGGGACAAGGCGCGCATCCGCGCGCGCGTGGCCGAGCTGCTCGAGCTGGTGGGGCTCCAGGACAAGGCACAGAGCTACCCGGCGCAGATCTCGGGCGGACAGAAGCAGCGCGTGGGCATCGCGCGGGCGCTCGCGGCGGGGCCGCGGCTGCTGCTCTCGGACGAGGCGACGAGCGCGCTGGACCCCGAGACCACGCGCTCCGTGCTGCAGCTGTTGCGCGACATCAACCGCCGCCTCGGCGTCACGGTGCTGCTCATCACCCACCAGATGGAGGTGGTGAAGGCCATCTGTGACTCGGTGGCGGTGCTGGAGCGGGGCCGCGCCGTGGAGCAGGGCCCGGTGCTCGAGCTCATCAGCCGCCCCGGCACGCGGCTGCACGAGCTGTGCTACCCGCCCTTCGCCGCGCGCGACTGGCAGGTGCGCGAGGGCGGGCGCCTCGTCGGCGTGTCCTTCGTGGGCGAGCGCGCGACCCAGCCGGTGGTGACGACGATGGCGCGCCGCTACGGCGTGGACGCGAACCTGCTGGAGGGCTCGCTCGAGCGCGTGGGCGACGCGCGCATCGGCCGGCTCCTCTTCGAGCTGCACGGCGCCCCCGAGGCGGTGGACGCGGCGCTCGGCTTCCTGCGCGAGCAGGGCCTGACTCCAGAGCCTCTGGAGGCGCTCACCCCATGA
- a CDS encoding bifunctional salicylyl-CoA 5-hydroxylase/oxidoreductase encodes MKILCIGGGPAGLYFSILMKRADPSHDITVLERNPPEQTFGWGVVFSDETLGNLLEADPETGRAITETFAHWDAIDVKYKGETLRSTGHGFSGISRRSFLGLLQARAAELGVRLRFSTEVEALPDLAGYDLVVGADGVRSRVRAAFQDTFKPDLDLRRCRYIWLGTKKRFDAFTFAFEETPHGIFQAHAYRFEEGLSTFIVECDEGTWRRADFDTKPPEEAVKELERVFAPHLDGQGLMMNKVGWIQFVTVKCETWHAGNVVLLGDAAHTAHFSIGSGTKLALEDSIALAAALKEHPGSVSEALVAYEEARRPVVGRTQKAAQDSLLWFENVRRYWHMAPLQFAFSLLTRSLRIGWENLRTRDPAFVARVQGWFAGGQEPAPPPMFTPFRLRDMELKNRVVVSPMCMYSATDGTVDEFHLVHLGARALGGAGLIVTEMTDVSAEGRITPGCAGMYSDAHVAAWKRVVDFVHSRSPAKVCLQLGHAGRKGSTEVPWRGDDVPLPPEHGGWECLAPSAIPYAPQLPAPREMDRADMERVREQFAQATRRALAAGFDMVEVHMAHGYLLSSFLTPLANRRRDAYGGSLENRMRFPLEVLAAVREAWPAHKPLSVRISATDWAPGGLDGDDAVVLSRALKAGGADIVHVSTGQTVAEAKPIYGRMWQTRFADQVRNEAQVPTIAVGNITTGDQVNSILAAGRADLVALARPHLSDPNWTQREAAMQEFDAHFWPDPYLAARPRRRKA; translated from the coding sequence ATGAAGATCCTGTGCATCGGCGGCGGACCCGCCGGTCTGTACTTCAGCATCCTGATGAAGCGCGCGGACCCGTCCCACGACATCACCGTGCTCGAGCGCAACCCGCCGGAGCAGACCTTCGGCTGGGGCGTGGTGTTCTCCGACGAGACCCTGGGCAACCTGCTCGAGGCAGACCCCGAGACGGGCCGCGCCATCACCGAGACCTTCGCGCACTGGGACGCGATCGACGTGAAGTACAAGGGGGAGACGCTGCGCTCCACCGGGCACGGCTTCTCGGGCATCTCGCGCCGCAGCTTCCTGGGCCTGCTGCAGGCGCGCGCCGCCGAGCTGGGCGTGCGGCTGCGCTTCTCCACCGAGGTGGAGGCCCTGCCGGACCTCGCCGGGTACGATCTCGTGGTGGGCGCGGACGGCGTGCGCAGCCGCGTGCGCGCCGCGTTCCAGGACACCTTCAAGCCGGACCTGGACCTGCGCCGCTGCCGCTACATCTGGCTCGGCACGAAGAAGCGCTTCGACGCCTTCACCTTCGCCTTCGAGGAGACCCCCCACGGCATCTTTCAGGCCCACGCGTACCGCTTCGAGGAGGGGCTGAGCACCTTCATCGTCGAGTGCGACGAGGGCACCTGGCGGCGCGCGGACTTCGACACCAAGCCCCCCGAGGAGGCGGTGAAGGAGCTGGAGCGCGTCTTCGCCCCGCACCTGGACGGCCAGGGGCTGATGATGAACAAGGTGGGGTGGATCCAGTTCGTCACGGTGAAGTGCGAGACCTGGCACGCGGGCAACGTGGTGCTGCTGGGGGATGCGGCGCACACCGCGCACTTCTCCATCGGCTCGGGCACCAAGCTCGCGCTCGAGGACTCCATCGCGCTCGCGGCCGCGCTGAAGGAGCACCCGGGCAGCGTGAGCGAGGCGCTCGTGGCCTACGAGGAGGCGCGCCGCCCGGTGGTGGGGCGCACCCAGAAGGCCGCGCAGGACAGCCTGCTCTGGTTCGAGAACGTGCGCCGCTACTGGCACATGGCCCCGCTGCAGTTCGCCTTCAGCCTGCTCACGCGCAGCTTGCGCATCGGCTGGGAGAACCTGCGCACGCGCGACCCGGCCTTCGTCGCGCGGGTGCAGGGCTGGTTCGCAGGAGGGCAGGAGCCCGCCCCGCCGCCCATGTTCACCCCCTTCCGCCTGCGCGACATGGAGCTGAAGAACCGCGTGGTGGTGAGCCCCATGTGCATGTACTCCGCGACGGACGGCACGGTGGACGAGTTCCACCTCGTGCACCTGGGGGCGCGCGCGCTGGGCGGCGCCGGGCTCATCGTGACGGAGATGACGGACGTGTCCGCGGAGGGCCGCATCACCCCGGGCTGCGCCGGCATGTACTCGGACGCGCACGTGGCGGCATGGAAGCGCGTGGTGGACTTCGTGCACTCGCGCTCCCCCGCCAAGGTGTGCCTGCAGCTGGGCCACGCGGGGCGCAAGGGCAGCACCGAGGTGCCCTGGCGCGGCGACGACGTGCCCCTGCCGCCCGAGCACGGCGGCTGGGAGTGCCTCGCGCCCAGCGCCATCCCCTACGCGCCGCAGCTGCCCGCCCCGCGCGAGATGGACCGCGCGGACATGGAGCGGGTGCGCGAGCAGTTCGCCCAGGCCACCCGGCGCGCGCTCGCCGCGGGCTTCGACATGGTCGAGGTCCACATGGCCCACGGCTACCTGCTCTCCAGCTTCCTCACCCCGCTCGCCAACCGCCGCAGGGATGCGTACGGCGGCTCGCTCGAGAACCGGATGCGCTTCCCGCTCGAGGTGCTCGCGGCGGTGCGCGAGGCCTGGCCCGCTCACAAGCCGCTCTCCGTGCGCATCAGCGCCACCGACTGGGCGCCGGGCGGCCTCGACGGCGACGACGCGGTGGTGCTCTCGCGCGCGCTCAAGGCCGGCGGCGCGGACATCGTGCACGTGTCCACCGGGCAGACGGTGGCGGAGGCGAAGCCCATCTACGGGCGCATGTGGCAGACGCGCTTCGCGGACCAGGTGCGCAACGAGGCGCAGGTGCCCACCATCGCCGTGGGCAACATCACCACCGGCGACCAGGTGAACAGCATCCTCGCCGCGGGCCGCGCGGACCTCGTGGCGCTCGCGCGCCCACACCTCTCGGACCCGAACTGGACCCAGCGCGAGGCGGCGATGCAGGAGTTCGACGCGCACTTCTGGCCGGACCCCTACCTCGCGGCGCGCCCGCGCCGGCGCAAGGCCTAG
- a CDS encoding methionine ABC transporter permease, protein MNAQLLQSLWVATGETLYMTLAAALLVLLLGVPLGVLLVVTDRGGLWERPALARALGTAVNVGRSVPFIILMVAIVPLTRLLVGTTIGTTAAIVPLVVAAIPFMGRIVEQSLREVEHGKVEAAVAMGSTHRQVILRVLIPEALPSLIRGVALMVISLLGYSAMAGAVGGGGLGDLAVKYGYMRFRTDVMLGCLVVLLVLVQGVQLVGDGLASRFDRSARRSARSDS, encoded by the coding sequence ATGAACGCCCAGCTGCTGCAGTCCCTGTGGGTGGCCACGGGGGAGACCCTGTACATGACGCTCGCCGCGGCGCTGCTGGTGCTGCTGCTGGGCGTGCCGCTCGGCGTGCTGCTGGTGGTGACGGACCGCGGCGGCCTGTGGGAGCGCCCGGCGCTCGCGCGCGCGCTGGGCACGGCGGTGAACGTGGGGCGCTCGGTGCCCTTCATCATCCTGATGGTGGCGATCGTCCCGCTCACGCGCCTGCTGGTGGGCACCACCATCGGCACCACGGCGGCGATCGTGCCGCTGGTGGTGGCGGCGATTCCCTTCATGGGGCGCATCGTGGAGCAGAGCCTGCGCGAGGTGGAGCACGGCAAGGTGGAGGCCGCGGTGGCGATGGGCTCCACGCACCGCCAGGTCATCCTGCGCGTGCTCATCCCGGAGGCCCTGCCCTCGCTCATCCGCGGCGTCGCGCTGATGGTGATCAGCCTGCTGGGCTACAGCGCCATGGCGGGCGCGGTCGGAGGCGGAGGCCTCGGCGACCTCGCGGTGAAGTACGGCTACATGCGCTTTCGCACCGACGTGATGCTCGGCTGCCTCGTGGTGCTGCTGGTGCTGGTGCAGGGGGTGCAGCTCGTCGGTGACGGGCTCGCCTCCCGCTTCGACCGCAGCGCCCGCCGCAGCGCGCGCAGCGACTCCTGA
- a CDS encoding response regulator, whose protein sequence is MATSQTQKPEGLAAGRPTPLPRLLIVEDSLTMRETLRILLSQDFDCEVAEDGARGLVLALASPPDLLLSDVEMRGVDGYELVRRVRAQPTLAHCRIVLLSGHAPRTEEHGADLYLVKPVRPALLIERLHGLLRARLSAP, encoded by the coding sequence ATGGCGACTTCCCAGACCCAGAAGCCGGAGGGCCTCGCTGCGGGCCGCCCCACCCCCCTGCCCCGCCTCCTCATCGTCGAGGACTCGCTCACCATGCGCGAGACGCTGCGCATCCTGCTCTCGCAGGACTTCGACTGCGAGGTAGCGGAGGACGGCGCACGCGGCCTGGTGCTGGCGCTCGCCTCGCCGCCGGACCTCCTCCTCTCGGACGTGGAGATGCGCGGGGTGGACGGCTACGAGCTGGTGCGCCGCGTGCGCGCCCAGCCGACGCTCGCCCACTGCCGCATCGTGCTGCTCAGCGGCCACGCACCGCGCACCGAGGAGCACGGCGCAGACCTCTACCTGGTCAAGCCCGTGCGCCCCGCGCTGCTCATCGAGCGCCTGCACGGGCTGCTGCGCGCGCGCCTGAGCGCGCCATGA
- a CDS encoding small ribosomal subunit Rsm22 family protein has protein sequence MSDAYARDLERWMPRLIAVWRAQRKQKGSAELPETRLTPQEVREVAAGVKQLSMGLTRERQLAGARYMDDPKLLGAYLLFYWPVSYAQARQALGELPSRPRSVLDLGSGPGPLAFAAMDAGASEVTAADRSKPALTLARALALEAGEALATRDWDPLKKSPLPEGQFDLITLGHVLNELYGTGDGATNPRAALLESVLERVKKGGSLLILEPALRETSRGLLKVRDVLVAKGYAVRAPCMFRGPCQALVKETDWCHAERAWPMPRVVEELARAASLHKESLKMSYLVLAPKGEAWAEPPSGRLFRIVSESLEGKGRQRYMGCGPEGRVGLALQERHKNEQNAPFFKLQRGDVISVTETEPKGDGLGLSDKSEVRVVAPAGRGVPPFKP, from the coding sequence ATGAGTGACGCGTACGCCAGAGACCTCGAGCGCTGGATGCCCCGGCTGATCGCCGTGTGGCGCGCGCAGCGCAAGCAGAAGGGCTCGGCCGAGCTCCCCGAGACCCGCCTCACCCCCCAGGAGGTGCGGGAGGTGGCGGCCGGGGTGAAGCAGCTGTCCATGGGGCTCACCCGCGAGCGCCAGCTCGCCGGCGCCCGCTACATGGACGACCCGAAGCTCCTGGGCGCCTACCTGCTCTTCTACTGGCCCGTCTCCTATGCCCAGGCGCGCCAGGCCCTGGGGGAGCTGCCCAGCCGCCCCCGCAGCGTGCTGGACCTGGGCAGCGGCCCCGGACCCCTCGCCTTTGCGGCGATGGACGCGGGCGCCTCCGAGGTGACGGCGGCGGACCGCAGCAAGCCCGCGCTCACGCTCGCGCGCGCCCTCGCGCTGGAGGCGGGCGAGGCGCTGGCCACGCGCGACTGGGACCCGCTCAAGAAGAGCCCGCTGCCCGAGGGCCAGTTCGACCTCATCACCCTGGGCCACGTGCTCAACGAGCTGTACGGCACGGGGGACGGCGCCACGAACCCGCGCGCCGCGCTGCTCGAGAGCGTGCTGGAGCGGGTGAAGAAGGGCGGCAGCCTGCTCATCCTCGAGCCCGCGCTGCGCGAGACGAGCCGCGGCCTGCTCAAGGTGCGCGACGTGCTCGTGGCCAAGGGCTACGCGGTGCGCGCCCCCTGCATGTTCCGCGGCCCCTGCCAGGCGCTGGTGAAGGAGACGGACTGGTGCCACGCGGAGCGCGCCTGGCCGATGCCGCGGGTGGTGGAGGAGCTCGCGCGCGCGGCGAGCCTGCACAAGGAGAGCCTCAAGATGAGCTACCTCGTCCTCGCGCCGAAGGGCGAGGCGTGGGCGGAGCCTCCCTCCGGGCGGCTCTTTCGCATCGTGTCCGAGTCGCTCGAGGGCAAGGGGCGCCAGCGCTACATGGGCTGCGGCCCGGAAGGCCGCGTGGGGCTCGCGCTGCAGGAGCGGCACAAGAACGAGCAGAACGCCCCTTTCTTCAAGCTGCAGCGCGGCGACGTCATCTCCGTCACCGAGACCGAGCCCAAGGGGGATGGCCTCGGCCTGAGCGACAAGAGCGAGGTGCGCGTCGTCGCCCCGGCGGGCCGCGGCGTGCCGCCGTTCAAGCCCTGA
- a CDS encoding MetQ/NlpA family ABC transporter substrate-binding protein codes for MTSSRLVSRFLVTLLLGLSACKKPEAAGHTLKVGVNPVPHGEILREAAKLVEKQGLHVEIVEFTDYVQPNIALTDGQLDANYFQHVPYMERFAQDRKLALQSVGAVHLEPLALYSTKYAKLEELPEGARVTIPADPTNAGRALHLLAEQGLLTLRDGVGVGATVQDVVGNPRKLELREIDAEQQPRTLEDVAAAVINGNYFLEAQKNLHLDAKVLAREAAQGNPYANVLAVRKGDAQRPEVQQLLKALQSPEVRQFIERTYGGAVTPAF; via the coding sequence ATGACGTCTTCTCGCCTCGTCTCCCGCTTCCTCGTCACCCTGCTGCTGGGCCTCTCCGCCTGCAAGAAGCCCGAGGCCGCGGGGCACACGCTGAAGGTGGGCGTGAACCCCGTGCCGCACGGGGAGATCCTGCGCGAGGCGGCGAAGCTCGTGGAGAAGCAGGGCCTGCACGTGGAGATCGTGGAGTTCACCGACTACGTGCAGCCGAATATCGCGCTCACCGACGGGCAGCTGGACGCGAACTACTTCCAGCACGTGCCGTACATGGAGCGCTTCGCGCAGGACCGCAAGCTCGCGCTGCAGAGCGTGGGCGCGGTGCATCTGGAGCCGCTCGCGCTCTACTCCACGAAGTACGCGAAGCTGGAGGAGCTGCCCGAGGGCGCGCGCGTCACGATTCCGGCGGACCCCACCAACGCGGGGCGCGCGCTGCACCTGCTCGCCGAGCAGGGCCTGCTCACCCTGCGCGACGGCGTGGGCGTGGGCGCCACCGTGCAGGACGTGGTGGGCAACCCGCGCAAGCTCGAGCTGCGCGAGATCGACGCGGAGCAGCAGCCGCGCACGCTCGAGGACGTGGCGGCGGCCGTCATCAACGGCAACTACTTCCTCGAGGCGCAGAAGAACCTGCACCTGGACGCGAAGGTGCTCGCGCGCGAGGCCGCGCAGGGCAACCCGTACGCGAACGTGCTCGCGGTGCGAAAGGGCGACGCGCAGCGCCCCGAGGTGCAGCAGCTGCTCAAGGCCCTGCAGTCCCCCGAGGTGCGCCAGTTCATCGAGCGCACCTACGGCGGCGCCGTGACCCCCGCATTCTGA
- the pip gene encoding prolyl aminopeptidase — MTPAPLRTLYPPLEPYRTGRLRVSALHELYFEESGNPQGKPVVFVHGGPGGGTEPKHRRFFDPKAYRIVLVDQRGCGQSTPHAELEENTTWHLVADLEQLREHLGIGKWQVFGGSWGSTLALAYAQKHPERVTELVLRGIFLLRKQEIDWFYQRGCSALFPDAWEGYLAPIPEAERGDLLHAYHRRLTGPDPKVRQEAARAWSVWEGSTSCLLPNADLIARTGGDEFSLAFARIECHYFVNRGFMRSDTQLLEDVPKMRHIPGVIVQGRYDVVCPMESAWALHRAWPEADLKIIADAGHSANEPGITSALVEATDRFRGK, encoded by the coding sequence GTGACTCCCGCGCCCCTGCGCACCCTCTACCCGCCCCTCGAGCCCTACCGCACCGGCCGCCTGCGCGTCTCGGCGCTGCACGAGCTGTACTTCGAGGAGTCCGGCAACCCCCAGGGCAAGCCGGTCGTCTTCGTGCACGGTGGTCCCGGCGGCGGCACCGAGCCCAAGCACCGCCGCTTCTTCGACCCGAAGGCCTACCGCATCGTGCTGGTGGACCAGCGCGGCTGCGGGCAGAGCACCCCGCACGCGGAGCTGGAGGAGAACACCACCTGGCACCTGGTGGCGGACCTCGAGCAGCTGCGCGAGCACCTGGGCATCGGGAAGTGGCAGGTGTTCGGCGGCTCCTGGGGCAGCACGCTCGCGCTCGCGTACGCGCAGAAGCACCCGGAGCGGGTGACGGAGCTGGTGCTGCGCGGCATCTTCCTCTTGCGCAAGCAGGAGATCGACTGGTTCTACCAGCGCGGCTGCAGCGCCCTCTTCCCGGACGCGTGGGAGGGCTACCTCGCGCCGATTCCCGAGGCCGAGCGCGGCGACCTGCTGCACGCCTACCACCGGCGCCTCACCGGGCCGGACCCCAAGGTGCGCCAGGAGGCGGCGCGCGCGTGGAGCGTGTGGGAGGGCAGCACCAGCTGCCTGCTGCCCAACGCGGACCTCATCGCGCGCACCGGCGGCGACGAGTTCAGCCTCGCCTTCGCCCGCATCGAGTGCCACTACTTCGTGAACCGCGGCTTCATGCGCTCGGACACGCAGCTGCTCGAGGACGTGCCGAAGATGCGCCACATCCCCGGCGTCATCGTGCAGGGCCGCTACGACGTGGTGTGCCCCATGGAGAGCGCCTGGGCGCTGCACCGCGCGTGGCCCGAGGCAGACCTCAAGATCATCGCGGACGCGGGCCACAGCGCGAACGAGCCGGGCATCACCTCGGCGCTCGTCGAGGCCACCGACCGCTTCCGCGGGAAGTAG
- the eis gene encoding GNAT family N-acetyltransferase, producing MTLSPSVDFGPLDRDRELLAAGDVVAQSFALAPAEGPAWLEKSGLSHVRVLRERGEVAATLLYVHMGQWFGGRRVPTTGIAGVGVAPAHRGRGAATRLMQAGLRELHARGVPLATLYPATQPLYRRVGFEVAGSRFEVRVPGSALALRERALTLRPIAPADALAVQAAYRRHAQLRPGLLDRGDYVWNRVLHPRGETAYGYLVEDGSQVEGYLYLTRRRQADLTQELALPDLVALTPRAARRLLSFLGDHRSLARDVVWHAGPQDPMLLLLEEQSLQVKLVFQWMVRLLDVPAALVARGYPAAARASLHLEVEDALLPHNSGRFLLEVEDGTARVRPGGEGRLRLDVRALAPLYTGHLSPAALQAVGALEADEGSLAQATALFAGPAPTMTDMF from the coding sequence GTGACCCTGTCCCCCTCCGTCGACTTCGGCCCCCTCGACCGTGACCGGGAGCTGCTTGCGGCCGGGGACGTGGTGGCCCAGTCCTTCGCGCTCGCGCCGGCAGAGGGCCCCGCGTGGCTGGAGAAGTCGGGGCTCTCGCACGTGCGGGTGCTGCGCGAGCGGGGCGAGGTGGCGGCGACGCTGCTCTACGTGCACATGGGGCAGTGGTTCGGCGGGCGGCGCGTGCCGACGACCGGCATCGCCGGGGTGGGCGTCGCGCCGGCGCACCGCGGGCGCGGCGCAGCCACGCGCCTCATGCAGGCGGGCCTGCGCGAGCTGCACGCGCGCGGTGTGCCGCTCGCCACGCTCTACCCCGCGACCCAGCCGCTGTACCGCCGGGTGGGCTTCGAGGTGGCCGGCTCGCGCTTCGAGGTGCGGGTGCCGGGCTCCGCGCTCGCCTTGCGCGAGCGCGCCCTCACGCTGCGCCCCATCGCGCCCGCGGACGCCCTGGCGGTACAGGCGGCCTACCGCCGCCACGCGCAGCTGCGCCCGGGCCTGTTGGATCGCGGCGACTACGTGTGGAACCGCGTGCTGCACCCACGCGGCGAGACGGCGTACGGCTACCTCGTGGAGGACGGGAGCCAGGTGGAGGGCTACCTCTACCTCACGCGCCGGCGCCAGGCGGACCTCACCCAGGAGCTCGCGTTGCCGGACCTGGTGGCCCTCACGCCGCGCGCCGCGCGCAGGCTCCTGAGCTTCCTCGGCGACCACCGCTCGCTCGCGCGCGACGTGGTGTGGCACGCAGGGCCGCAGGACCCGATGCTGCTGCTGCTCGAGGAGCAGAGCCTGCAGGTGAAGCTGGTGTTCCAGTGGATGGTGCGGCTGCTGGACGTGCCGGCGGCGCTGGTGGCGCGCGGCTACCCCGCGGCCGCGCGTGCGAGCCTGCACCTGGAGGTGGAGGACGCGCTGCTGCCGCACAACAGCGGGCGCTTCCTGCTGGAGGTGGAGGACGGTACGGCGCGCGTGCGACCCGGCGGGGAAGGTCGGCTGCGCTTGGATGTGCGCGCGCTCGCGCCGCTCTACACGGGGCACCTCTCGCCCGCGGCGCTGCAGGCCGTGGGCGCGCTCGAGGCGGACGAGGGCTCGCTCGCGCAGGCCACCGCGCTCTTCGCGGGGCCCGCGCCCACCATGACGGACATGTTCTAG
- a CDS encoding M3 family metallopeptidase codes for MRLPAAALAVVLVASAAVAQPAFEPLPGGPERYRIDFARHFYATPAALEAERRALDAALRALATREGHLAESAPALARTLEQLQDVLLRSERLSAYLTLRAATDTRDAASREEDAALEARVEARTDAVREELARLAPARAERLAAQVPALRSALPFLARVRAETRPLPAGALKVLEATRPSMDTWQAELRELLLQPVPPLKPDAADERARQEAFTRHYAALQERREPLAFALVRLARARNALAQLRGYADAAEEAYAQRGWSEEQVRTLLAQLASRADLYARYQRLRAEPLGHPAHAWDVGARTAASARPRFTYPETRALLQEVLAPLGPRYGAELSRLLDPEERRLDIAPGPNRQRGGFSKGFPGMTSVFYTSGFNGEYRDVRVLTHESTHAVHRQLMAARPAAALYASGPNFLLEATAIFNELLLPATLAERAARAGDPALRRYYLEQFLEGKGLAVVFITAAEAELEQRVYEGVAAGSVRSADDLDALTRECFTRYAVWPDARAELAAHWMEIPLLYEDPFYDVNYTWAGLLALRLFAAYERDPKRFAPGYVAMMAQGFDRPVEALLRDFVGVELHSPELVEAALAAAGSRLEALQRVEAPTR; via the coding sequence ATGCGCCTGCCCGCTGCAGCCCTCGCCGTCGTCCTCGTGGCCAGCGCCGCCGTGGCGCAGCCCGCCTTCGAGCCCCTGCCCGGCGGGCCCGAGCGCTACCGCATCGACTTCGCGCGGCACTTCTACGCGACTCCCGCGGCGCTGGAGGCCGAGCGGCGCGCGCTGGACGCTGCCTTGCGCGCCCTCGCCACGCGCGAGGGCCACCTCGCGGAGAGCGCGCCCGCGCTCGCGCGCACGCTCGAGCAGCTGCAGGACGTGCTCCTGCGCAGCGAGCGGCTCAGCGCCTATCTCACCCTGCGCGCCGCCACCGACACGCGCGATGCGGCCTCGCGCGAGGAGGACGCCGCCCTGGAGGCGCGGGTGGAGGCGCGCACGGACGCGGTGCGCGAGGAGCTCGCCCGCCTCGCGCCCGCGCGCGCCGAGCGCCTCGCCGCCCAGGTCCCCGCGCTGCGCAGCGCCCTGCCCTTCCTCGCCCGCGTGCGCGCGGAGACCCGCCCCCTGCCCGCGGGGGCGCTGAAAGTATTGGAGGCGACGCGGCCCTCGATGGACACCTGGCAGGCGGAGCTGCGCGAGCTGCTGCTTCAGCCTGTACCGCCCCTGAAGCCGGACGCGGCGGACGAGCGCGCGCGGCAGGAGGCCTTCACGCGCCACTACGCCGCGCTGCAGGAGCGCCGCGAGCCCCTGGCCTTCGCGCTCGTGCGCCTCGCGCGGGCGCGCAACGCGCTCGCCCAGCTGCGCGGCTACGCGGACGCGGCCGAGGAGGCGTACGCGCAGCGCGGCTGGAGCGAGGAGCAGGTGCGCACGCTGCTCGCCCAGCTCGCCTCCCGCGCGGACCTCTACGCGCGCTACCAGCGGCTGCGCGCCGAGCCCCTGGGCCACCCGGCGCACGCCTGGGACGTGGGTGCGCGCACGGCTGCCTCCGCGCGCCCGCGCTTCACCTACCCGGAGACGCGCGCGCTCCTGCAGGAGGTGCTCGCGCCGCTGGGGCCCCGCTACGGCGCGGAGCTCTCGCGGCTGCTGGACCCGGAGGAGCGGCGCCTGGACATCGCCCCGGGGCCGAACCGCCAGCGCGGCGGCTTCTCCAAGGGCTTCCCGGGAATGACGAGCGTCTTCTACACCTCGGGCTTCAACGGCGAGTACCGCGACGTGCGCGTGCTCACCCACGAGTCCACGCACGCGGTCCACCGCCAGCTGATGGCCGCGCGCCCCGCCGCGGCGCTTTACGCGAGCGGCCCCAACTTCCTGCTCGAGGCGACGGCCATCTTCAACGAGCTGCTCCTGCCGGCGACCCTCGCCGAGCGCGCCGCCCGTGCCGGAGACCCTGCGCTGCGCCGCTACTACCTGGAGCAGTTCCTGGAGGGAAAGGGGCTCGCGGTGGTGTTCATCACCGCGGCGGAGGCCGAGCTGGAGCAGCGCGTGTACGAGGGCGTTGCGGCAGGAAGCGTGCGCAGCGCGGACGACCTCGACGCACTCACCCGCGAGTGCTTCACCCGCTACGCCGTGTGGCCGGACGCGCGCGCGGAGCTCGCGGCCCACTGGATGGAGATCCCGCTCCTCTACGAGGACCCCTTCTACGACGTGAACTACACCTGGGCCGGCCTGCTCGCGCTGCGCCTCTTCGCGGCCTACGAGCGCGACCCGAAGCGCTTCGCCCCGGGCTACGTGGCGATGATGGCCCAGGGCTTCGATCGCCCGGTGGAGGCGCTCCTGCGCGACTTCGTGGGGGTGGAGCTGCACTCCCCGGAGCTGGTGGAGGCGGCGCTCGCGGCGGCCGGCAGCCGGCTCGAGGCGCTGCAGCGCGTCGAAGCTCCCACCCGGTGA
- a CDS encoding low affinity iron permease family protein produces MKQAFRQFADRTALIAGSPWTFLTMVVLTGVWLVCGPLFGFSDTWQLTMNTLASQLTFLVAFLLQNTQNRDTRALHLKLDELLRAVDGARPALINLERLSDAELDRLQEEFERVRRGRPVAGP; encoded by the coding sequence ATGAAGCAGGCCTTTCGCCAATTCGCAGACCGGACGGCCCTCATCGCGGGCTCGCCCTGGACCTTTCTCACGATGGTGGTGCTCACGGGCGTGTGGTTGGTGTGCGGGCCCCTCTTCGGGTTCTCGGACACCTGGCAGCTGACGATGAACACGCTCGCGTCCCAGCTCACCTTCCTCGTGGCCTTCCTGCTGCAGAACACGCAGAACCGGGACACGCGCGCGCTGCACCTGAAGCTGGACGAGCTCCTGCGCGCGGTGGACGGCGCGCGCCCCGCGCTCATCAACCTCGAGCGCCTGAGCGACGCGGAGCTGGATCGGCTGCAGGAGGAGTTCGAGCGGGTGCGCCGGGGCCGTCCGGTCGCCGGACCCTAG